In Anopheles bellator chromosome 2, idAnoBellAS_SP24_06.2, whole genome shotgun sequence, the genomic stretch GATCAAAGTAGGGctcgtcggtcgtcggcgcAGACTGCAAAAGCAGTCGGTGAGTCCCCTGGGGAGCGAAATTATCCGTGGCAGTGTGCAGCGCGAtgccgaaggaaaagaaaccgaagaaaccgaaaaaggcggTCCCGGAGATTCAGCCCGTCGACGGGCTGAGCGCCGTGGACCGGCAGTTCTACGAGATCACCATCAACGACCTGAACCAGAAGCTGGCCCGCCTGCGGACGCACAACGTGAAGATCGAGGAGCGCAACGAGGAGCTCGAGAGCCGCCTGAAGCAGATCGAGGAGGACCGGGCGGACGTGACCGCGTACCTGGACCGGACGCTGCAGGAGAAGGTGGGCACCATCGTGGAGCTCGAGGACAAGCTGAGCGAGCTGTCGAAGGTGCGGGACCAGGAGAACGACGAGTGCCTGCGGCAGATCAGCACGCTCGATGGCAAGTATAGGGCGATGCACGAGCAGCTCACGTCCGAGATCAAGCTGCTGACCGGGAAGCTCAACTCGATGGAGGAGTTCCGGTTGCAGCGCGACGAGCTGATGGCCAAGTTCGACGCGCAGGACAGCGAGCTGAAGGAGCAGAACAAGCGGCACAAGTCGACGCTCTACGAGATGGAACGGAAGGTGATCCTGGACAAGGACCGGCTCCGGAAAGACGTCGAGAACAAACTGCTGCAGCTGTCGACGGAGTTCACCAAGTCGTCCGAGATCCGGGTGGCCGCCCACACGCAGCGGCTGGTGCGTGAGAACATTGCGCTGAACAACGAGATGGACCGGATGATCTACACGCAGGAGCGGCTccagaagcagcacaccgAGCTGCGGAAGCAGAGCACGGAGCTACGGAACCAGGCCAACATCGACGTGGCCGAGCGGCAGCGGTTGATGCAGACGTGCCAGGAGCGACTCGAGACGATCGAGAAGCTGACCGACCAGTTCGAGGCGCTCGTGCAAAAGAACGCCGAGCTGAACGCGTACCAGCTGCGGGCCGGAGAGCTGGAGAGCGAGAACAAGGCCACCCGCAAGGAGTACACGCACCTGCGGCAGAAGGTGCGCGTGCTGGAGCAGTACATCCACTACATCAACTCGGACCGCCAGACGCTGCGCAGCGAGTCggagcaccaccggaaggagTTCGAGCGCATCGCGGACGTACTGAAGACGGTCCGCTACACGGTGCGGTCGGCTTTCAAGGGCGACGAGGAGGACTCGGACCTGCCGTACCAGGAGATCAAACGGAAGCGGCTGATCGCGGACCTGCTGAACACGCTCAACGAGCTGGAGATGCAACCGCAGGCGGACCAATCGGTGGAGACGATCGTGGCGTCGCTCACCGAACTGTACGACCAGGGTGACCTGGGAGTGATTCCGCGCGAATCCATGGACACGATCCTGCGTAAGACGCACGGCTACGACGAAGCCAGCGACTCTCCGATCATCAGCTCCAGCACCGACCAAGTGCCGGGGGCCAATCTGGGGGGTGATGAGGCGGAAAAGTCGAGCGCCGTGACGCTGGACGCCGAAGACACCAGCCAGGCCGATGGCGGTGGGGCCATCATCGATGTGGTCAGTGGGTCACGGCTCGTCTTTCACGATTCGAATGAATCGTTCGAAGATGCCGAGCAGCCGAGCGCAGCCGTCGACGGCTCCGGGGACGACCCAGACGATGAGGAGTGGGTAGAAGAGGGTGAAGAGGAGGACGAAGGGGAGCTTGGTGATGATGAGGCAAGCCAGCAGAGGCtgacccagcagcagcagcagcagcagcagtacccgGACGGAAGCGTCGTGATCATCGatgcaccggaatcgatcgagGATGAAACGATCGAGTTTGCCGGCTCCAAGAGTGATTCGGACTGAGGTCCGGTGgttgttcctttttcggcACAGGAGTGGGCCAGCAATTGTTGTGGGGTTTGGTGATTGCGATGAAATAAACAGGAAACTAAACGACGGAAGCAGTCTTCTTACTGGGTTGCTCTAATCGACTCcgggatctctctctctcgatgcaGGGTCCATCGGTGCAGACGGAGCGGTGCGGTCTGGAGAGCTCGGCCGACTCCTGGGAGTGTATGTTTAGTCCGGCAATCGGTAACGTCAATCTGCCGCTGGAGATCGAGGATGTAAACACGGAGATTGGCCCGGGCTGCCGGTGCGGATGTGTCATCCACCTGGGGATGGTCAAACCGAAGCGGCTGCTCGGGTCTTCCTCGCACAGCTGCCCCGATCGGAGCCTTTGGCTCATCAAAGGTGACGACGGGTGCCGGATACGGTTCACGGTCGATTTCCACAAGTTCTCGTGCGACGGCCAGTGGCTCAAGATACGGGACGGCGATTCCGTGGCGGACGAGTTGATTCTACAGTACGGTGCCGGCGaccagccggaaccgggcggtggGACGCACGGCGTAGCGGAAGCGTCCGCCAACATGCTGCTAGTGGAGTTCTTCTCGCGCAAAAGCGATGACTACGACGACGCGTGTAACGCCGGCTTTCTGGGTCAGGCGGAGCAGATCAGTAAGTCCGTGCGGACCACGGTTCCGGAAGTTCGGCTCTGGCCGGAATAGTAACGTTTATGCCACCTCCTCATTTCAGAAGCTACGCAGGCGCTGCTGGTCGTgagcaacaccaccacgatCGCGAGCAAAGTGATCATGCCCATCGTGTACAGTCTGCAGGGCTACGCACGCTTCACGGTGGCCCACGTCTGTGCGATCGTCTTCATCTGCTTCATCGTGATCGTCAGCTTCCTGCTCGTGCTGCAGTACATCTTCCGCTACCGCAAGTACGAGCTGGCCACGCACCGGATGGAAGCGATGGACTCGCCGGCCCACACACTGTTCGGTTCGAGCCAATCGGTTGGCGGGGCGTCCGCACCGATCCAGCCTCGCTCGCGGGCCGTATCGACGACCACCCTGATCTCGGAGATTGTTTCGTACGTCAAGCTGCGCCCTCGGACCATTACGACCGTCAAACATGAGCGGTTCCGCGAGAGTGTCGAGTACGCGCTGGAGTCTTCGGTACACAGTGGCCACTCGGTGGATGCGGTTGCTTCCGACGGCAGCACCGAGGTCATCATGGAGCTGCAGATACGGAAAGCCGGCTCCCTGGAGCACACCGCACACGAGACGGAGGACGGCAGCGAGGGTCCCGAACCCGCTCTGAACGATCTCGATCATCCGTCCGCGGCCTCCGGGGAACAGGGGCCGGCGTCCGTGCGCACCACGACCGAGCTGACGGACGACGAACGGTCGACGACGGAGCTGAGTTCGGCGTACTCTTCGCTGAACCGCGAGAAAACGCCGCTCGTCACGCGAAAGTTTACTCGCCAGCACGATGGTGACACGGCCCGCAGTAAGTTCCGGCGCGGCCCCCCCGCTCAATCGAATGCCCGTCTAATGTCCACAATTATTCGCAGGTGATCAGGGGCTCGTCAAGAGTGCCACCTGCCTGATGGCGACCAGCACCAGTACGGCTACGTTGACCAACGTGAGCCCTTCGGATGTGGTAGGTTTTCCTTGCACTCCGTCGTTGTCATTGCTGCATTTAATGGCACTTTTAATACGGCTTGGATTCTACAGGAATGCTGTTCGCCGCCGGATCCGGGCGTGATCAGTCCGGCGCTGGTCCGCCGGAGCCTGTTCTATCGCACTCGCAACGCGAAGGACAGCAAAGAGAAGCGAAACCTGCAGAAACTGTTGGCCGGGTCCGACTTTTCACTCGGCGCTCCGTCCGAGCAAGACATGGAGCTTGACTACTACGACTACAACGTGATCAATGCGGGTGCCGCGCCCGGTTCGTACCTCGGCATGGATCCGGCCTTTCTCGTGTGGATCCCGCCGCTCGACGACGCCGAAGAAGAGGACGGCCAACGCCGGCTTCGGGACAGTGTGcacgatgaggatgatgagCTAAAGgagctggccggcggtggcggtgacgacggtggccggccagATCGGAGCGCCAGTGTTACGCCCAGCGAGGAACTGATACGGCAACTGGCCGAACAAAAGCGCAACGACTACATTATCGTGTCGAGCAGCATCTCCAAGAGTGACCTTTGCTCGGAAAGCGATGGCCAATCGACAACGGCGCTGGACACCGGCGCCCGGCCGGAACGTCGGAGACGAAGGTTACACGATCTGATTGTGGTACGCCGCGGCAGTGGTGCCAACGGTGGCAcagcgaacggtggcagcGAATCCGGCACCGATGTTGGTGGTCTCGGGTCTGGAAGTGGTTCGTCCGCACGCAAAAGCTCCTCCGACGAGTCGGCGGAAGAGCGCGAAAAGGAGACGTCCTTCACCAAGTCGTCGCCGACGCTGGACAATAAGCAGATCAGTGATTTCTACGAAATGGCTGACATTGCGTTCGCGGACGACGAggccgacgaggacgaggaagaggaggaggaagagggAGCGGATCAGAAACGTGCTACGctgctgccggggccgggcaccACCAAGCGCACACCGAGCTCTGGGAAGGTGATCGCCGAAAGCAAACTGGAGCCTAGTGAGGGCGACTACTGCGCGAGGGTTCGAATCTAGTCCCAGTGAGTAGAAGGTGTCGGGAACTGGCCGAGGACGATGGGACCGGGGGGGGTGGTTTAACGGAAGTACAATGTTCAAATCTGCACCATATCGATCAGAATCATCAACATGTTGTAGAGGATGGGCCACGCCGAAAGAGGGCGCTTCGAGTGCTGTTCTAGTCAACCTATTCGTGAGGCGACGGCGCCACAGGCGTTGCCAAAGGCCGCCCCTCCGATCGTGACACTCACAATAGGCCAcatcattttgaaacaaagaaaTTCTTCATATATCTGTAGATTCGAGAGAGCGATACTGGTGCACGGGCCGTATCATTTCGGTCACGGTCACTGCAACTTTCCGCCACTCACCAGCTAGTTCGACCAGGTTTTCTTGCATTGTCCCCCCTGCCGTAAACGTCCTGCGTAGCGTAGCAAACTGTATGTGCACCCTTGGCCGAGACTGACTACTGACCAACTGTAAATATGTGCTAGGGGAGCTTCCCATCGCCACAAGGCTCAGCTGCTAGCTGCTTTCTGCGGATTTCTCTAGTGCGTCGCGTGCTTGCGCAATCCCCCTGCGGCGCATCTTTGATCGTGTGCTGTGtttggaagaagaaaaacgttgCAATTAACCTGTGCTTACTTTCGATGCGCTTAACATCTATATTATATACGATCGCCTCCACCCTGTAGCTATGTAGTGTGTAAATGtgtacattttattatttattttggcaTTTGGCAATTGCCCGCCGGTAAAACACAAACGTGCGGGTTGGACAGAAACTTACGTAGCGCACTGTACAATGCGAAGCCTTCCGTTTAGACAAACTATAAATTGGGAACCAATCAAAATGGACGGGCGCACAtttagacaaaaaaaaacgtttcgTTATGTTTCTGCGGTTTCTCTTACTCTGGCATGTTTTGTACGCATAGAAATAAAgtataaacaaacgaaagtgaacggTTGTTTCGATTTCCTGCTTTGCTTTGTTGCGGAGCCTTTTCGAGAAGACGAGTGTTTCGAAGTGAGAAACGCCAAACGCTTCAGAATCATCGTAAAAAAGGTTTATTTGTAGACAATGTTCGTTCGTAGCAAATCACTAATAAAATAGTTAAATTAGTATTACTACCGGGCCCCGATTAGTCAGCCATTCGGTCtctcccatctctctctctctctctcttggtttgttttcgttccttCCGTTTGATGGTTCCCAAACAAGGATTGGCGCAAAAATGCGTGTTGGCAAAAGCAAGGGGTCTAAAAGTTAAATGCATTTTACTTCCTGGGAACTAGGCAAGAAAGAAACGCGTGGCTTGACTGTAGCGAATACCGGTTACTAATACCTTTTTGGGTGCTTCACGAGAAAACGGAAGATGAAGATCGAAACTGATCGACGCAACACACGctcacacaaaaacacacaaaaatcgcATACTTTGTACGGTGACGTTAATGACGGACGATCCggcgccggttgccggtgtcgCGGCTGCCAGCCTGTTTCACGCTTCCGTCTCTGACGGGTCTATCAACGTGCGTGGCCACGGCAAGGCAAGGTAACGAAAGGAACTGATAACAGAGAAATAAATACGACCATTGTGTACAGcgtaaaagaagaaaaacacggaTTGTGGTACTGATGGTGGGCTGCAGTTTGTTGTCCCCGGCGCTCTGTCGATCATCTCAGTGCTCgcttttttggccattttcacattttctcaAACACACAGGCGAATCGAAGGTTTAGGCAACGTTTTCAATGTTCCAAACCTTCGTGTTACAGTCTTGTCCGGTCGAAATCAGTGTTTCATTGTCCAACCATACCAGCCCGGTAATCTGTGACTGCGGATGGGCATCTGCAAGCAAACAGCGCCCATGACGGACGATTAGTGAGTGAAACCCACAAGAAGTGGCCTAGACTGGCCACGGGGACCGGTCTGCACTTACTCTTGATGATCGTGTGCTTGGCCGGACTGGCCACGAaccagatgatgatggtggtatCGAGCGATCCGCTGGCCACCAGCTGCGAATTGGGCGAGAAGGCGACACAGTTCACTCGGGCATTGTGGAAGCCCCATTCCTTGTTGTGGGCCGGCTGTAAAAGATCCCGCTGGCGTATGAGTTCGGTTGGATAGACTCTAGTGCTACCTTACCTTATACTCGTCCACACTGTAGAGGATCACCTTGCGGTGCGCATCACAAGCGACCAGCAGCTTGTTGTCGGGCGAGTAGCGGCAATCAGTAACCGGTCCGAGGTGTTCGAGATCGACCTTCGGCACCAGCTGGCTGCCATCGAAGGAGTAAATGTGCACCTTACTATCGtcaccaccgaccgccacGTCCTTCGATTCCCCATTGATGCTCACGCAACTCGATTCGTAGGCGATCGGCAGGGTCGACACCTTCTGGCAGTCCACCAGCACGGTCAGCTCCTTGACACACCCGACCACGATCGTATTGCTGCCACCATCACCTTTCTGAATGTCCATACCCCGCGGTTGGCATGCCAGCTTCATGTCCACCCCGGTGTACTGGTTGCCCTCGACACTGATCTGCTTGATCGAGTCGTCGATCCCGGCCGTGTACACGAAATCTCCCGCTGCCCGGATGTCGTTGATCTGATTCCCGTGGCCGATGCCCCCAACCCGGTCGTTGCAGCCGCTGCCCGAGTTCCAGTTCGTAACGGCTCCATCGTGACTACCGGTGTAGATCGTGCTACGATCATCGCTGACCGTTAGCACCGTGATCGGTTTGTTGTGACCCTTCACGATGCGCAACGGCTTCGTCGGATTGTTCACGTCGAGGTAGTTAATGAACCCGGACAAGGACACCGAGAGGACGTGCTCGCCCTGCCACAGGCACGACACCTGCTGATCATCGACCGTGCTGCCCATCGGAAACTCACTGATCAGCGTGCGCGTGTCGACGTCCCACAATTTGCAGGACTTATCGCCGGAACAGGTGAGCAGCTGCGTGCCGTCCGGCTTCCAGGCCACACCGTACACACCGCCACTGTGCGCCGGGGAACCGACCTCTCCAACCAACTCAGACGTCGTGCCGTCGTAGAGGAAGACTTTCCCATCGAACCCTGCCGACGCGAAAAGATGGCCACTCGGCGAGTAGCGGACCGCCTGCACGAACCGCGTGTGGTCTTGCTTGGTCATCTTGAACTTGAACGGGGGGCCCTCGAACACGCCGATCGTGTTGTCCTCGCTCCCAGTCACAATGCGGAAcggccgtgccgggcgaaaGTCACACGAGTTGATCGGTTTCGATTGACCCGAAATCTCGCCCACCGATGTGCCCGTTTCGGCCATAAACACGTGCCCGAACCGTTCGCGACCCTCGcccacgatcacgatccgcTGGCTGTCCGGTGACCACGAGATATCCTTAATcggaccaccgatcggttggAACTCATTCTTCAGTATGTGCTCCTTGTTCACCGTGTCCCAGATCCGGATCTTGCCGGACTGATCGCCAGAAGCGATGTAAAACCCACTGGGCGAGTATTTGGCCACATTTACCGCACACGAATGCTCCGTGTAGATGTCAGCAATTTCCGGATTCTAAAAACAAAGTTCAAAGAGCCAAAGTCAACCCGGCAGGGAAAGAATAGGCCTCCAGAAACGCTTCATCCCGACTTACCTCAATGT encodes the following:
- the LOC131210593 gene encoding cilia- and flagella-associated protein 157 — encoded protein: MPKEKKPKKPKKAVPEIQPVDGLSAVDRQFYEITINDLNQKLARLRTHNVKIEERNEELESRLKQIEEDRADVTAYLDRTLQEKVGTIVELEDKLSELSKVRDQENDECLRQISTLDGKYRAMHEQLTSEIKLLTGKLNSMEEFRLQRDELMAKFDAQDSELKEQNKRHKSTLYEMERKVILDKDRLRKDVENKLLQLSTEFTKSSEIRVAAHTQRLVRENIALNNEMDRMIYTQERLQKQHTELRKQSTELRNQANIDVAERQRLMQTCQERLETIEKLTDQFEALVQKNAELNAYQLRAGELESENKATRKEYTHLRQKVRVLEQYIHYINSDRQTLRSESEHHRKEFERIADVLKTVRYTVRSAFKGDEEDSDLPYQEIKRKRLIADLLNTLNELEMQPQADQSVETIVASLTELYDQGDLGVIPRESMDTILRKTHGYDEASDSPIISSSTDQVPGANLGGDEAEKSSAVTLDAEDTSQADGGGAIIDVVSGSRLVFHDSNESFEDAEQPSAAVDGSGDDPDDEEWVEEGEEEDEGELGDDEASQQRLTQQQQQQQQYPDGSVVIIDAPESIEDETIEFAGSKSDSD
- the LOC131211851 gene encoding uncharacterized protein LOC131211851, whose translation is MHVTGRPRAATTVVRWWPHTTFLYVNTLLMLLLLLQHAHSVGGLRKGKLVLPSSYTAYGDDLDIQLHAEQTVESRVGEPRLKLQISRFQPAAPGGPLDAVSSRTTFDIRLDVNHNVTQIKVPCHHFLHGGTYELAVLDERRTEGTLIDERLRQPLNVSWPPARLSIVPNRTETYPELVKIRGTLEFADAHCQLPTTAATTPLDLPELWLELLYCGKSEGSCSDGSGARTQILYTEQVRGLPRHREIHFRCDLFGLAGFYGLQLKSRAGFVDPSLAALLQRTSRALLQADWSKQYVFTVHTRSIFPCDPHGPGIRVLFQYPACILHQADRVRVYAKLRADVLSLVPPTSLHYIAEQRVSKGQHSLYFECDLFYEKFVEYCFVYVSQAISGAVADIRMDCVPTLPVTASDSGGWGPWSNWTHCSTTCRGGIRNRYRFCDSPPPRYGAKFCEGPSVQTERCGLESSADSWECMFSPAIGNVNLPLEIEDVNTEIGPGCRCGCVIHLGMVKPKRLLGSSSHSCPDRSLWLIKGDDGCRIRFTVDFHKFSCDGQWLKIRDGDSVADELILQYGAGDQPEPGGGTHGVAEASANMLLVEFFSRKSDDYDDACNAGFLGQAEQISKSVRTTVPEVRLWPEYNTTTIASKVIMPIVYSLQGYARFTVAHVCAIVFICFIVIVSFLLVLQYIFRYRKYELATHRMEAMDSPAHTLFGSSQSVGGASAPIQPRSRAVSTTTLISEIVSYVKLRPRTITTVKHERFRESVEYALESSVHSGHSVDAVASDGSTEVIMELQIRKAGSLEHTAHETEDGSEGPEPALNDLDHPSAASGEQGPASVRTTTELTDDERSTTELSSAYSSLNREKTPLVTRKFTRQHDGDTARSDQGLVKSATCLMATSTSTATLTNVSPSDVECCSPPDPGVISPALVRRSLFYRTRNAKDSKEKRNLQKLLAGSDFSLGAPSEQDMELDYYDYNVINAGAAPGSYLGMDPAFLVWIPPLDDAEEEDGQRRLRDSVHDEDDELKELAGGGGDDGGRPDRSASVTPSEELIRQLAEQKRNDYIIVSSSISKSDLCSESDGQSTTALDTGARPERRRRRLHDLIVVRRGSGANGGTANGGSESGTDVGGLGSGSGSSARKSSSDESAEEREKETSFTKSSPTLDNKQISDFYEMADIAFADDEADEDEEEEEEEGADQKRATLLPGPGTTKRTPSSGKVIAESKLEPSEGDYCARVRI
- the LOC131208825 gene encoding actin-interacting protein 1 yields the protein MAYSNKFIYATLPRTQRGQPIVLGGDPKGKNFLYTNGHSVIIRNIENPEIADIYTEHSCAVNVAKYSPSGFYIASGDQSGKIRIWDTVNKEHILKNEFQPIGGPIKDISWSPDSQRIVIVGEGRERFGHVFMAETGTSVGEISGQSKPINSCDFRPARPFRIVTGSEDNTIGVFEGPPFKFKMTKQDHTRFVQAVRYSPSGHLFASAGFDGKVFLYDGTTSELVGEVGSPAHSGGVYGVAWKPDGTQLLTCSGDKSCKLWDVDTRTLISEFPMGSTVDDQQVSCLWQGEHVLSVSLSGFINYLDVNNPTKPLRIVKGHNKPITVLTVSDDRSTIYTGSHDGAVTNWNSGSGCNDRVGGIGHGNQINDIRAAGDFVYTAGIDDSIKQISVEGNQYTGVDMKLACQPRGMDIQKGDGGSNTIVVGCVKELTVLVDCQKVSTLPIAYESSCVSINGESKDVAVGGDDSKVHIYSFDGSQLVPKVDLEHLGPVTDCRYSPDNKLLVACDAHRKVILYSVDEYKPAHNKEWGFHNARVNCVAFSPNSQLVASGSLDTTIIIWFVASPAKHTIIKNAHPQSQITGLVWLDNETLISTGQDCNTKVWNIENVA